ATACATAATTCGGTCCGCCTACATAAGCCTTCACATGTCCGTTCATCGGATCCATCGACATAAATCCTGTACGCAGGAAAGACTTGTAATAACGGATAGAGTCCATCGGGCTCATAATCGTATCTTTATCCCCTTTCCAGGAAAAGACAGTCATTTCTTCCGGCTTGTCGAACGCTTTCCGAATCTCCTGTTCCGAAGCTCCCGCTTCCTTCATCAGACGGTAACGGTCGGTCTGCTTCATCGCCTTAGTCAGCAATTCTTCTACTCGTTTTTCCGGCAAAGACCTTGCATAAGGAGCATTCTTACTACCCTCTTTTTCCTTGAAGAATACCGGTTGCAGATAATCACCCAAATGCTCTTTCACAGCATCTTCAGCATATTGCTGCATACGTGAGTTGATGGTAGTATAAATCTTCAACCCATCAGTATAGATATTATAATTTGTTCCGTCCTTCTTTTTGTTTTTCGCACACCAGCCATACAGCGGATTGGTTTCCCAAGAAAGAGAATCTTCGTAGAACTTCTGCATTTGCCAACCGCGATAATCACTTTTCACCGGCTTCGGTGCGGTCATTACACCACGGAGATACTCACGGAAATAAGTCGCCAACCCTTCTTTGTGGTCTACACGATTATAAGTCAACTTCAACGGAAGAGCTTTTAAAGAATCACATTCGGCTTCTGTGATATATCCCGCTTTACGCATCTGCTCAAGTACCACATTACGACGTCCACGGGAACGTTCATTGAAACGTACTGGATTATAAAGCGATGGATTCTTACACATACCGACCAAAGTAGCCGCTTCTTCCAGTTTCAATTCCTTCGGTTCGCAGCCAAAATAAGTATGAGCCGCCGTCTTAATACCGACAGCATTATTCAAGAAGTCGAACTTATTGAGATACATGCTCAGAATTTCTTCTTTAGTATAGTAGCGTTCGAGCTTCACAGCAATCACCCATTCAATAGGCTTCTGAAAAAGACGTTGAAGAGTATTTCTCGCCACATTTTCCGTAAACAACTGCTTGGCAAGCTGCTGTGACAAGGTACTACCCCCACCTGCATTTTTCTGGAACATCAAACCGCGTTTCACAAATGCACGGAACAACGCCTTGGCGTCAATACCCGAATGTTCGACGAAACGAACATCTTCCGTAGCAATCAATGCATTAATGATATTGGGTGACAAATCCTTATAGGCAGTATATACACGATTTTCTTTACTGTAAGACCAAGTACCCAGTACCTTATCATCTTCCGAGAAAATCTCCGTCGCAAACTTATAACTCGGATTCTCCAATTCCTCTACAGGCGGCATATATCCTATCCAACCTTTCGAGATGGAAACAAATATAGTGACGACAGCCACTACTCCAATTGCCAATAAAATCCAGAGAGCTTTTATTATTTTTCGAATCATGTTTTTTCTAGCTTAAAAAACGCATTAAATTAAGACGCAAAGGTAGATAAAATCCAGTACTCAGCCAACGAGTTTGATTATTATTTCAGTTTTGTTAAATACCACATCCCTCTAAAACACAAAACAGGCGGGATTTTTCCCGCCTGCCATTCATACCTAATTATATCTTAACTACAAGATACCAATTACATCGTTGCCGCCTGTACACCAATCACTCCGGCGATTGCACCGGCAACAGCAATAATCACTTTCAAAATCATACTCCAAGTTCTTTTCATAGACATTCTACTTTTTAAATTAAACATTAAACAAACTACCAGACAGCCAATTGTGAGCTGTCAATTAATCAAGCGGCCGGATCAGGCGTTTCTCCGTCATCTCCCCCTTCGTTGCCGCCACCTTCATCACCGCCATCATCCGGATTTCCCGGTGCTACAGCAACACTGATTTTCTTCAGATATTCATCCAGACTGATCAAGTCCAGCTTCTCATCTGCCCGTGTTGCAGTCTTTGTGACACGCAGTTCCTTATTCGCTTGAAAAAAGATACGAACACTCTCCACACTTTTAGCAGTGATATCCTTCGCTAGATCCGCACCTTTCGAACGGGCAGCCAACATAAACACTCCTAACCCTTCGATATTCACCGATTTACCTTCCAGCAACTGTTCCTTCATCTTATCCACGAAGTTCTGAATCACACTTTTGATATCACCGACAGAAAGAGAAGAACGATCCTTCATCTTCTCAGCGAGATATCTCAAATTGACAGACTGGCCTAAAGTAATCAGATGCGGAAAAAATCTCTTGGGAGAATTAG
The DNA window shown above is from Bacteroides faecium and carries:
- a CDS encoding transglycosylase domain-containing protein, which gives rise to MIRKIIKALWILLAIGVVAVVTIFVSISKGWIGYMPPVEELENPSYKFATEIFSEDDKVLGTWSYSKENRVYTAYKDLSPNIINALIATEDVRFVEHSGIDAKALFRAFVKRGLMFQKNAGGGSTLSQQLAKQLFTENVARNTLQRLFQKPIEWVIAVKLERYYTKEEILSMYLNKFDFLNNAVGIKTAAHTYFGCEPKELKLEEAATLVGMCKNPSLYNPVRFNERSRGRRNVVLEQMRKAGYITEAECDSLKALPLKLTYNRVDHKEGLATYFREYLRGVMTAPKPVKSDYRGWQMQKFYEDSLSWETNPLYGWCAKNKKKDGTNYNIYTDGLKIYTTINSRMQQYAEDAVKEHLGDYLQPVFFKEKEGSKNAPYARSLPEKRVEELLTKAMKQTDRYRLMKEAGASEQEIRKAFDKPEEMTVFSWKGDKDTIMSPMDSIRYYKSFLRTGFMSMDPMNGHVKAYVGGPNYVYFQYDMAMVGRRQVGSTIKPYLYTLAMENNFSPCDQVRHVEQTLIDENGTPWSPRNANNKRYGEMVTLKWGLANSDNWISAYLMGKLNPYNLVRLIHSFGVRNKAIDPVVSLCLGPCEISVGEMVSAYTAFANKGIRVAPLFVTRIEDSDGNVISTFAPQMEEVISVSSAYKMLVMLRAVINEGTGGRVRRYGITADMGGKTGTTNDNSDAWFMGFTPSLVSGCWVGGDERDIHFGRMTYGQGAAAALPIWALYMKKVYDDPTLGYDQQETFKLPQGFDPCAGSETPNGEVEEMGLDDLFN
- a CDS encoding smalltalk protein — translated: MKRTWSMILKVIIAVAGAIAGVIGVQAATM
- a CDS encoding HU family DNA-binding protein, giving the protein MSVIYKVITRPTDPRVPNSPKRFFPHLITLGQSVNLRYLAEKMKDRSSLSVGDIKSVIQNFVDKMKEQLLEGKSVNIEGLGVFMLAARSKGADLAKDITAKSVESVRIFFQANKELRVTKTATRADEKLDLISLDEYLKKISVAVAPGNPDDGGDEGGGNEGGDDGETPDPAA